GCATGCGGAGTTGGAACTGAACTTGGTGTGCTCGGGGCACGCGGTGTACCTGGTGCGCAGCCGACAACCCAAAGGCCGGCAGCAGTCGCTGGGCTCGAACCGCATCAACATCGCGGCCGACAACATCCTGTGGTTGTTTCCATCGCAGGAACACATGCTGGTCGAATGCTCGTCCGATTTTCACATGCTGATCGCGGTCTTCCGCCCGGCGCTGGTCGACAGCGTTCGGCAGATGGACCGGCAGTTGAACCCGCTGGGCAGCCAGAGCGGATCGAGCAGCCCGGCGCGCATCGTAACGAAAGCGGTCCGCGCGCAGTTGCAGCCGTTGATGTCCAGTCTTACGACCGGCGGCACGGTTGATCACGCGACCACCGCCGTCGAGCGAGACTGGGGGATGCGGTGGCTGCTGGCTTCGGCATGGCGGGCTTACGAGGCGGCGTCGGACGCGCCGGTAATGGCCGACGTGCACCCCGCGGTGGAGCGGGCGGCGTTCTTGTTGCGCGACGATCCGGGCCAGTTCGACCTGGCGCTGCTGGCCCGTCGGGCGGGCGTTAGCCCCGCGTGGCTCAGCCGGCTGTTTCAACGACAGTTGGGGATGTCCGTCACCGAGTTCCGCAACCGCCAGCGCATCTCGCGATATCTGGCCGCGCATCGATCCGGTAAGGGGCAGACCCTAACCGCGGCGGCATTCGCGGCCGGGTTTAACAGCTATCCCCAGTTCTACCGCGTCTTCCGCTCCTTCACCGGATTAAGCCCGGTGGAGTACGACTCGCAGAACAGGACCTCATACGTGTAACGGCAGCCCGGCCGGCCCATGAGGAAGGCCGGTTCCACATCATCTCGTGGCCTTCGAACGGTGGTCATATTTCCAGTTTCCTCAGTTGACTCTGCAGCACCACCTACGCAATTATTGCGTAACGCATCTCGCTTGCGGAACCATGTTTGACGCAACACGTCTGATCGACTGGAGGACAACACGATGGCCCGTACCCGTAACTTCGGCAGGTGGATCACCATGGCTGCATTTGCGACCCTTCCCGTGGCGCAATCCTTGCTCGCGGTCGAAATCACCACAAAGGCCGACGCGCCTGATGCGCTGATCGTCGATGATGCGAAGTCCACCGTCACCGTGACGGTGAAGGCCAACGAACCCGCCGACGCGGGCACCTACGAGTTGCGGCAGACCTTCGTCGATCGGTACGGTCAAACCAGGCAGGGACCCGCGGTGTCGATCGAGCTGAAGGATCAATGGAAGCAACAGGTGAACGTGCCGGTCGAGCATTTCGGACCGGCCGCCTATCGCGCGACGCTTCATAAGGCCGGTGATGGCGATGAACCGGTAGCGCAGGCGGAGCAGTTGCTCATTCGGCCCGTGGCCGTGCCATTGCTGAACCGCGAGCAGCGGGCTGATTCGCCCATCGGCATTAACGTGCACACGAACGCGCATTGGAAGACGCTCGGGCAGATGGGCGTCCACTGGGCGCGTGATTATTCGTGGGGCTGGCTGGGGCCTGGCGAGCAGTGGCCACAAGCGCCGAACAAGACGAACTTCGGCAAGCTGGAACCCACCGCTGACGCCGCGGGCATCACCATTCTGCCCGTGATGCAGAAGGCGTTTCGCACGGAAGACGACAAGTATTTCATCAGTGACGGCAAGGCGATCGCTGCGGGTTACGAGCGGCTGGCGCGGGCCGTGCCGCAGTTGAAGTATTGGGAACTGGACAACGAGGCCGAGCTTCAGCATCGCGATGAGGACTCGCCGGAGTACAAAAAGTGGTTCGAGACGTACCTGGAGTACATCAAGTACGCCGATCAGGGCCTGAAGGCGGCCGGCACCGGCGCAGAGGTCGTGCTGAACGGTGAGGCGGGCATCCACCTCGAACGTACGCAGGAATTGCTGGACAAGGTCGGCGAGCACTTCGCGGTCATCAACTATCACTTCTACACCGGCACCGTCGCGCCTGAACTGGCGCTGAACGACATCAACACGGGCAGCGAGAGCCGCGTGCGTACCACCGCGTTCCTCGATCAGATGCTGCAGATCAACCGAATGGCCAAGGCCGCCGGTAAGGAGGCGTGGCTGACGGAGATCGGCTGGTCTGCGCGATCGGGCCCAGCCGTGGGGGATCGACTTCAGTCGGCGTATCTCGAGCGGCTGTACTTGCTGTCGCGCTGGGCCGGCACCGACAAGGTCTTCTGGTTCTGGGATCGCGAACTGAAGCCGGGCGGGCGCTTCAGCAGCATGGAACTCGTGCACAGCAAGGAAGGCGCCCGCGCCGCCGGCGCGGCGATGGCGGCGGTGTCGAAGTACACCGCACAGGCGTCGTACGCGGGTTCGGTCGATCTTGGGCCCGATCGCTGGTGCCTGATCTTCCAGCAGCCGGATGGCACACACACCGCGGCCGCCTGGGCGGTCGCCGGAGCGCATGATCTGCCGGAAACGCTCGCCAGTGCCGGCGAGGCATTCGACATGTACGGCAACCCGCTGCGCGACCGGCAACTGACGGTCGAGCCGGCATACTTTACGTTGTCACAACTACCGGCGGCATGGCAGGGGCAGCTGAAGGTGGAATGGGTCAGCCCGCGACTCATCAACGTCAATCGCGGCGCGTCGGCTCAGGTCGAGATGGAAATGCCCGCGGGCGGTACGGTGACGTTCGACGGGTTGCCAGAAGGGGTGAAGGCGGACGATTGGAAGCAGGACGGCACGCTGCGCACCACAACACTTCACGTGCCGCCGACATTGGAAGCCGGCACCTACAACGTGACCGCCGTCGCGAAAGGCGAGGGTTGGCAGAAGCGGTTCCCGCTATCGCTGCGGACCCGGTCGAGCGTCGCCATCGACGCCGTTGCGTATGCTGCGGGCAAGCCTGCGAAGATCGAGTTTACGAACCGCATAGAAAAGGAGCAGCAGGCGAAGTTGAGCGTAGAGCAGGGCACGATCGAGCCGGCGAACGTGACGTTGTCGCCGCAGGGCACCGTCACCGCCAGGTACACCGCGCCGGAGGGGGCTGCGGGCCCGGTAGCGCTCGACGTCCAGATGGCCGACGGCGGCACGGAGCAGTACTGGATCCGGCCGATCCAGTTGAACGTACCGCGCGCCGGCGAGGTCAAGATTGACGGTGACCTGAGCGACTGGCCGCAGGGTAGCGCTGGCGGCGTGCTGACGGAAAAGGCCCTTCAGTTGAACGGCCCCGAAGAGAACTTCCAGCCGACTATGCGACTCGCTTGGTCCCCGGCCGGACTCAATGTCGCTGCGCGCATTCCCGTAGGGCCGGACTTCGAGCCGGCACAGGATCCGAAGTCGTTCTGGGAGTGGACGAGTCTTGAGATGAACGTCAGCACGGCCGATCTTAGCAGTCCGCCCGACCCGGCCCGGTCCCACCTGCTGTGGTTCACGCCGTACAAGGACAACGCCAAGGCCGACTGGCGCCTGTACGCCGGCCAATGGTTGAAGGTCATGCCGGACGGGAAGAAAGAGACGCTGAACGATGACCAGCGCATGCCCAACGCGATGAAGTACGACGGCGAGACAGTGACGATCGAGGTGCTCGTTCCTACCGAGGTACTCGGAGCCACGCCGAAGGTGGGTGAGCAATGGGGCCTGACGATTCACAGCAAGATCGCCAAAGCCCTGAGCCCGCGCACGCTGGCGGCGTGGCCGTCAACGAAGGGTGGGCAACGGGGGACGATCAGGTTTGTCGAGTAGGTTGAGGAATCCAGCGGTATCAGAATCGTCCCCACTGCGCCGCAGGAGCGCAGCACTGCGTTTGCCTGACGTTTCGCCAGTGCAGAAACGCGGAGAGCTGCGTTCCTGCGGCGAGAAGAGGACGGACGGTTCTGATTTGCCGTTTACGTCTCTTGCGCCAGCTTCGACAGGTCTTCTTCCGTGCCTGCCACCAGAAGCGTGTCGGAGTCCTGCAGCGCCGCATCGGGGTCCGGCACCGGCAAGATCTGGTCGGTCATCACGTCGTGCACGGCGATGATCGAGACGCGAAAGTTCTGCCGCAGCGTGAGGTCGCGCAGCGTTTTGCCCTGCCACGACTCCGGCACCGCCATCTCCTGCACGCCGAAGCCGGGCAGCAGGCTGGTGTAGCTGAAGAGCGCCTTGCCGCTCATGCGGGTGCCAAGGCCGAGGGCCGATTCGCGCTCGGGGAAGATCGTCTCGGTGACGCCGATGCGTTCCATCACGCGCGCGTGGTCCTGCGAGATCACCTTCACGTACACGTCCGAGACGCCCAGGTCCTTCAGCGCCATGGTCGATAGGATGCTGGCGGCGATGTCGTCACCGGTGCTGACCACGCCGGCGTCAGCGCCTTTGGCCCCGATGCGCTCCAGCACCTGCAACGACCGCCCATCGCCCACCGCGGCCCGGGTGACGTGGACCGCGATGCGGTCGACGGCGTTCGGGTTCGTGTCGACCACGACCACCTCGTGGCCGCGCGCGTGCAGCGACTCGGCCACGCTGCCGCCAAAATTTCCCAAGCCGATGATGACGAAACGCTTCATGTCTGCCTTTCCGCGTCAGTCGACGTCGGCTCTCGCCGGCGTACGGACCACACCCGCGCCTCTACCCGACCACCACTTCTTCGTGGGCGTATCGGAACTCGGTCGCCAACTGCTTGCGGGGCCGCGCCAGCGCGGCCGCCAGCGTCAACGGGCCGACGCGCCCGAAGAACATCAGGAAGATGGTCAACCACTTGCCCGCATCCGACAGTTCGTTCGTTACACCCATGGACAGGCCCACCGTGTTGAACGCGCTGACCGCTTCAAACATGTAATTGATGAAGTCCGGCGGAGCTTCACCCCGGATCTCCGTGGTGGTGAGGATGAAGATCGAGACCGTCACGATGCCGAACGCGATCACGAACAGGCCGACGGCCCGCTGAATCGTCTCCTCCGGAACCGATCGCCCCGCGATGCTGGTCACCAGGCGTCCGCGCAACCGCGACCAGGCCAACAGCGCGATCAGCGCCACCGTCGTCGTTTTCACGCCACCCGCCATGGAGCCTGGCGAGCCGCCGATCGACATGAAGATGATCGTCAGGAAGTTCGTGCTCGCGGTGGTCTGCGAATAGTCGACCGTATTATAGCCCGCGCTTCGCGGCGTGAGGCTGAGGAACAGGCCATTGGTGAGCTTCGCCCACGTCGGCAACCTGCGAAGCGTGTAGTCCCACTCGAAGATCGTGAAGAGGATCCAGCCGCCCACGATAAGAATTGCGGTCGTAGCCAGCACGATGCGCGAGTGCAAGGAAATTCGGAATCGCTTGTTGAGCTTCTTCGCTTGCCAATGGAGTTTGATCTCCTCCAGCGTAAGGAACCCGATGCTGCCGATGACGATC
Above is a window of Tepidisphaeraceae bacterium DNA encoding:
- a CDS encoding helix-turn-helix domain-containing protein; the protein is MRVKLPIPSGDVGFVQEAWARSLKPWKGPPHRHAELELNLVCSGHAVYLVRSRQPKGRQQSLGSNRINIAADNILWLFPSQEHMLVECSSDFHMLIAVFRPALVDSVRQMDRQLNPLGSQSGSSSPARIVTKAVRAQLQPLMSSLTTGGTVDHATTAVERDWGMRWLLASAWRAYEAASDAPVMADVHPAVERAAFLLRDDPGQFDLALLARRAGVSPAWLSRLFQRQLGMSVTEFRNRQRISRYLAAHRSGKGQTLTAAAFAAGFNSYPQFYRVFRSFTGLSPVEYDSQNRTSYV
- a CDS encoding TrkA family potassium uptake protein, which encodes MKRFVIIGLGNFGGSVAESLHARGHEVVVVDTNPNAVDRIAVHVTRAAVGDGRSLQVLERIGAKGADAGVVSTGDDIAASILSTMALKDLGVSDVYVKVISQDHARVMERIGVTETIFPERESALGLGTRMSGKALFSYTSLLPGFGVQEMAVPESWQGKTLRDLTLRQNFRVSIIAVHDVMTDQILPVPDPDAALQDSDTLLVAGTEEDLSKLAQET
- a CDS encoding potassium transporter TrkG yields the protein MADNSNILFRKWEVAGRRRRSLWRLLSPPQLFIGSFATLVLFGTLALKLIPGLYVAEPMGWLDALFTATSAACITGLIVEDTATFFTPRGQAVVLVLIQLGGLGIIAFTSLIIVAFGRRMSLRHEAMSGGGQGVAPEVNRQNLVRDVFIFTFVTETIGAILLFLIWLPSLDRLNWTWQQAAWHAVFQSISAFCHAGFATFSDSLVGFQTSPGVLGVIMLLIVIGSIGFLTLEEIKLHWQAKKLNKRFRISLHSRIVLATTAILIVGGWILFTIFEWDYTLRRLPTWAKLTNGLFLSLTPRSAGYNTVDYSQTTASTNFLTIIFMSIGGSPGSMAGGVKTTTVALIALLAWSRLRGRLVTSIAGRSVPEETIQRAVGLFVIAFGIVTVSIFILTTTEIRGEAPPDFINYMFEAVSAFNTVGLSMGVTNELSDAGKWLTIFLMFFGRVGPLTLAAALARPRKQLATEFRYAHEEVVVG